In the genome of Plasmodium yoelii strain 17X genome assembly, chromosome: 14, one region contains:
- a CDS encoding ribosomal protein L13e, whose product MVSHNNVLPNVHLHKWWQRYVRVDFNKNIKRKKRRLLREKRRKENGSTPIEKLHPLVHCPTQRYNFKIRLGKGFSLDEIKAVNLTPSAARSIGIVVDKRRKNRCEESLKRNAERLQKYLNSLVMIPLKKDKPKNGIGGIPADATKEVIEQHKETKQLRSIFKKGSNVKPFYESIDVSKIDKSYLAYKTLRKAKSEERRKNRQQQRKDIKRKSKDN is encoded by the exons ATGGTGTCACATAATAATGTATTACCAAATGTTCACCTTCATAAATGGTGGCAAAGATATGTTAGAGTCGactttaacaaaaatataaaaagaaaaaaaagaagattaTTGAgagaaaaaagaagaaaagaAAATGGATCTACACCTATTGAAAAATTACATCCATTAGTTCATTGCCCTACCCAAAGATACAATTTTAAAATCAGATTAGGAAAAGGATTTAGTCTTGACGAAATAAAA GCGGTAAATTTAACACCCAGTGCAGCCAGAAGCATAGGTATAGTTGTTGACAAAAGACGAAAAAATAGATGTGAAGAATCATTAAAAAGAAATGCTGAAAGATTACAAAAATACTTAAATAGTTTAGTTATGATTCcattaaaaaaagataaaccAAAGAATGGTATTGGAGGTATACCCGCTGATGCCACTAAAGAAGTTATAGAACAACATAAAGAAACAAAACAATTACGTAGTATATTTAAGAAGGGATCTAATGTTAAACCATTCTATGAATCAATAGATGTTTCGAAAATAGATAAATCTTACTTAGCATATAAAACTCTAAGAAAAGCTAAATCAGAagaaagaagaaaaaatagaCAACAACAAAGAAAAGATATTAAACGTAAATCTAAggataattaa
- a CDS encoding 40S ribosomal protein S16, putative — protein MTTKVKRVLTFGKKKTSVAVATVTNGKGLIKLNGKNIDLVEPYILRTKVYEPLWLIGSAKLKNLDIRVRVKGGGQTSQIYAIRQAISKGIISYYQKYVDESTKKELKDTLLRYDRTLLVGDTRRCEPKKFGGKGARARYQKSYR, from the exons ATGACAACAAAAGTTAAGAGAGTACTAACCTTCGGAAAAAAG aaaacTTCTGTTGCTGTAGCAACTGTCACTAATGGAAAAggattaataaaattgaacggaaaaaatatagatttagTAGAACCCTATATTTTAAGAACAAAAGTTTATGAACCATTATGGTTAATAGGATCAGCCAAATTAAAGAACTTAGATATTCGTGTTCGTGTTAAAGGTGGAGGTCAAACATCTCAAATTTATGCAATCCGACAAGCTATTAGCAAAGgaattatttcatattatcaaaaatatgTAGATGAATcaacaaaaaaagaattaaaagaTACCTTATTAAGATATGATAGAACTTTATTAGTAGGAGATACAAGACGTTGTGAACCCAAAAAATTCGGTGGTAAGGGTGCACGTGCAAGATATCAAAAATCATACagataa